A genomic region of Fundidesulfovibrio terrae contains the following coding sequences:
- a CDS encoding phenylacetate--CoA ligase family protein, which yields MMWEPKYESMDPAQLAQLQLERLQSTLTRVARNVPYYHKTFAAQGIEPDDIRSVSDLSRLPFTTKAVLRDAYPYGFFAVPLREVVRLHSSSGTTGKSTVVGYTAGDLKKWGALTARVLTAGGVTREDVVQIAFNFGLFTGGFGFLQGAEALGAALVPASSGNTRRQVAIMQDFKTSVLVCTPSYALYLAQTMEDMGVNVNALNLRHGLFGAECWSEAARARIEDRLKLSATDNYGISEVMGPGVAGECQQKNGLHINEDHFLAEIVDPATGEPVPDGEVGELVLTTLTKEAFPLVRFRTGDLTRFLPGPCPCGRTLKRMERVRGRVDDMLIVRGVNVFPSQIEAVLLDIEGTTPQWRVVLERERGLDKATVELEIEEKFVFDRMADQQKFLEGVRRRLTSDLGVGFEVRMTEPGLLAAEEGKASRVLDKREE from the coding sequence ATGATGTGGGAACCGAAATACGAGTCCATGGACCCCGCCCAGCTGGCCCAGCTGCAGCTTGAGCGCCTCCAGTCCACCCTGACCCGCGTGGCCAGGAACGTCCCCTACTACCACAAGACCTTCGCCGCCCAGGGCATCGAGCCCGACGACATCCGCTCGGTCTCCGACCTGTCGCGCCTGCCCTTCACCACCAAGGCCGTGCTGCGCGACGCCTATCCCTACGGCTTCTTCGCCGTGCCGCTGCGCGAAGTGGTGCGCCTGCATTCCTCGTCGGGCACCACGGGCAAGTCCACGGTGGTGGGCTACACGGCGGGGGACCTCAAGAAGTGGGGGGCGCTCACCGCGCGCGTGCTCACGGCGGGCGGCGTCACCCGCGAGGACGTGGTGCAGATCGCCTTCAACTTCGGCCTGTTCACGGGCGGATTCGGATTCCTCCAGGGGGCCGAGGCCCTGGGCGCGGCCCTGGTTCCGGCCTCCAGCGGCAACACCCGCCGCCAGGTGGCCATCATGCAGGACTTCAAGACCTCGGTGCTGGTCTGCACGCCCAGCTACGCCCTGTACCTGGCCCAGACCATGGAGGACATGGGCGTGAACGTGAACGCCCTGAACCTTCGCCACGGCCTTTTCGGGGCCGAGTGCTGGTCCGAGGCCGCCCGGGCGCGCATCGAGGACCGGCTCAAGCTCTCGGCCACGGACAACTACGGCATCAGCGAGGTGATGGGGCCGGGCGTGGCCGGTGAGTGCCAGCAGAAGAACGGCCTGCACATAAACGAGGACCACTTCCTGGCCGAAATCGTGGACCCGGCCACGGGCGAGCCCGTGCCCGACGGCGAGGTTGGGGAGCTCGTGCTCACCACCCTGACCAAGGAGGCCTTCCCCCTGGTCCGCTTCCGCACCGGGGACCTGACGCGCTTCCTGCCCGGTCCCTGCCCCTGCGGTCGGACGCTCAAGCGCATGGAGCGCGTGCGCGGGCGGGTGGACGACATGCTCATCGTGCGCGGGGTGAACGTGTTCCCCAGCCAGATCGAGGCGGTGCTCCTGGACATCGAGGGCACCACGCCCCAGTGGCGGGTGGTGCTTGAGCGCGAGCGCGGCCTGGACAAGGCGACGGTCGAGCTTGAGATCGAGGAGAAGTTCGTATTCGACCGCATGGCCGACCAGCAGAAGTTCCTGGAGGGCGTGCGCAGACGGCTGACTTCGGATCTGGGCGTGGGGTTCGAGGTGCGCATGACCGAGCCGGGCCTGCTGGCCGCCGAGGAAGGCAAGGCCAGCCGCGTGCTGGACAAGCGGGAGGAATAG
- the dsrK gene encoding sulfate reduction electron transfer complex DsrMKJOP subunit DsrK — protein sequence MSKMAPPEELMNVNYSTPSEPWMDVRPEFKPGTFSYPGKPDVLKYLGLPNPRDWSPTEEDWKLPPDWRETIRDGFRELLGKYRSLKVFMDCCVRCGACADKCHFYIGSGDPKNMPVLRAELLRSIYRGEFTVAAKILGKLAGARKLEEDVVKEWFMYFYQCTQCRRCSLYCPYGIDTAEITFLARDLMNRIGLNINWILEPAANCNRTGNHLGIQPHAFKDMMDFLVDDIETVTGRRVEPSFHRKGAEILFITPSGDIFAEPGIYTFMGYLLLFDYLDLDVTWSTYASEGGNFGSFMNDKWMKKLNAKMYAEAKRLGVKYIIGGECGHMWRVLNQFMDTMNGPADFLEVPKSPITGTVFENAKSTKMIHLVEFTADLIKNGKLKLDKSRNAGITATWHDSCNTSRGMGFFDEPRYVLENVVEKFVDMPSQTIREQTFCCGGGAGLNNGEFTEMRLRGGLPRGNALKYVQEKFGVNTMSCICAIDRATLPGLADYWAPGVKVTGLHELVGNALVFEGEEERTMNLRQEDLPGLEGSEEEE from the coding sequence ATGTCGAAGATGGCGCCGCCTGAAGAACTCATGAACGTCAACTATTCCACGCCCTCAGAGCCGTGGATGGACGTAAGACCGGAGTTTAAACCCGGAACTTTTTCCTATCCCGGCAAGCCCGATGTGCTCAAGTACCTGGGCCTGCCTAACCCGAGAGATTGGAGCCCCACCGAAGAGGATTGGAAGCTCCCCCCCGACTGGCGCGAGACGATCCGCGACGGCTTCCGCGAGCTTCTGGGCAAGTACCGCTCGCTCAAGGTCTTCATGGACTGCTGCGTGCGCTGCGGGGCCTGCGCCGACAAATGCCACTTCTATATCGGCTCCGGCGACCCCAAGAACATGCCGGTGCTGCGCGCCGAACTGCTGCGCTCCATCTACCGGGGCGAGTTCACCGTCGCCGCCAAGATTCTGGGCAAGCTGGCCGGGGCGCGCAAGCTGGAAGAAGACGTGGTCAAAGAATGGTTCATGTACTTCTACCAGTGCACCCAGTGCCGCCGCTGCTCGCTCTACTGCCCCTACGGCATCGACACGGCCGAGATCACCTTCCTGGCGCGCGACCTGATGAACCGCATCGGGCTCAACATCAATTGGATCCTGGAGCCGGCGGCCAACTGCAACCGCACCGGCAACCACCTGGGCATCCAGCCCCACGCCTTCAAGGACATGATGGACTTCCTGGTCGATGACATCGAGACGGTCACCGGCCGCCGCGTGGAGCCCAGCTTCCACCGCAAGGGCGCGGAGATCCTGTTCATCACGCCCTCCGGCGACATCTTCGCCGAGCCGGGCATCTACACCTTCATGGGCTACCTGCTGCTGTTCGACTACCTGGACCTGGACGTCACCTGGTCCACCTACGCCTCGGAGGGCGGCAACTTCGGCTCCTTCATGAACGACAAGTGGATGAAGAAGCTGAACGCCAAGATGTACGCCGAGGCCAAGCGCCTGGGCGTCAAGTACATCATCGGCGGCGAGTGCGGCCACATGTGGCGCGTGCTCAACCAGTTCATGGACACCATGAACGGCCCGGCGGACTTCCTGGAAGTGCCCAAGAGCCCCATCACCGGCACGGTGTTCGAAAACGCCAAGTCCACCAAGATGATCCACCTGGTGGAGTTCACCGCCGACCTCATCAAGAACGGCAAGCTCAAGCTGGACAAGAGCCGTAACGCCGGCATCACCGCCACCTGGCACGACTCCTGTAACACCTCGCGCGGCATGGGCTTCTTCGATGAGCCCCGCTACGTCCTCGAGAACGTGGTTGAGAAGTTCGTGGACATGCCCTCCCAGACCATCCGCGAGCAGACCTTCTGCTGCGGCGGCGGCGCGGGCCTGAACAACGGCGAGTTCACCGAAATGCGCCTGCGCGGCGGCCTGCCCCGGGGCAACGCCCTCAAGTACGTGCAGGAGAAGTTCGGTGTGAACACCATGAGCTGCATCTGCGCCATCGACCGCGCCACCCTTCCCGGCCTGGCCGACTACTGGGCGCCCGGCGTCAAGGTCACCGGCCTGCACGAGCTGGTGGGCAACGCCCTGGTCTTCGAAGGCGAGGAAGAGCGCACCATGAACTTGCGCCAGGAAGACCTTCCCGGCCTCGAAGGGTCTGAGGAGGAGGAATAA
- a CDS encoding ABC transporter ATP-binding protein gives MADLLDVRGVSVRFGGVQALDGAALTVREGEVASLIGPNGAGKTTLLGVVSGAVAPQSGSVRLRGEELAGRPVHERAGAGVVRTFQNLEIFSNMTVLENVLTGAHLKAGYSLLDSLLRTPKFSREEKRLRDACMEKLDFVGLADKAQANAADLPYGEQRLLEMARALASAPVLLLLDEPAAGMNNKETAKLGAIIRRIRSDLGVGVALVEHDMELVMDISDRITVLHFGRVLAEGTPLEIQENPEVVAAYLGED, from the coding sequence GTGGCTGATCTGCTGGACGTACGCGGGGTGTCAGTTCGCTTCGGCGGCGTGCAGGCCCTGGATGGAGCGGCGCTCACGGTGCGCGAGGGGGAGGTGGCCTCCCTCATCGGTCCCAACGGCGCGGGCAAGACCACGCTTCTGGGCGTGGTGAGCGGCGCGGTGGCCCCGCAGTCCGGCTCGGTGCGCCTGCGCGGCGAGGAGCTCGCGGGAAGGCCCGTGCACGAGCGCGCCGGGGCTGGAGTGGTGCGGACCTTCCAGAACCTGGAGATATTCTCCAACATGACCGTGCTCGAGAACGTGCTCACCGGCGCGCACCTCAAGGCCGGGTATTCGCTCCTGGACAGCCTGCTACGCACGCCGAAATTCTCCCGCGAGGAGAAGCGCCTGCGCGATGCGTGCATGGAAAAGCTCGATTTCGTGGGCCTGGCGGACAAGGCCCAGGCCAACGCGGCGGACCTGCCCTACGGCGAGCAGCGCCTGCTTGAGATGGCCCGGGCCCTGGCCTCGGCCCCGGTGCTTCTTCTGCTGGACGAGCCCGCTGCGGGCATGAACAACAAGGAGACCGCCAAGCTCGGGGCCATCATCCGGCGCATCCGCAGCGATCTTGGCGTGGGTGTGGCCCTGGTGGAGCACGACATGGAGCTGGTCATGGACATCTCCGACCGCATCACGGTGCTCCATTTCGGGCGGGTGCTGGCCGAGGGCACGCCCCTTGAGATTCAGGAAAACCCCGAGGTCGTGGCGGCCTATCTGGGCGAGGACTAA
- the dapF gene encoding diaminopimelate epimerase: MACDFNLGGGVAFHKMQGCGNDFVIIDNREYKVPVADMAEWARKVCRKCFGVGADGLIFLEASPAGVSADYVWHFYNADGSRAEMCGNGARCASKLGSLLGFASKKHVLGTDAGGVEAQVLDDGQVRVRLTPAVDLKTGMELDVDGQKLTVHFVNTGVPHAVVFFDDVSLVDVKRLGRAIRFHEAFAPKGTNANFVTVKDSGHLVLRTYERGVEDETYACGTGACASAVIAHALGLAGQDVDVTTTGGEVLGVGLEGGQVYLRGAAEIAFSGVLYPKAVGLPGF, translated from the coding sequence ATGGCTTGTGATTTCAATCTCGGCGGGGGCGTGGCCTTTCACAAGATGCAGGGCTGCGGCAACGACTTCGTGATCATAGACAACCGTGAATACAAGGTGCCCGTGGCGGACATGGCCGAATGGGCCCGCAAGGTCTGCCGCAAGTGCTTCGGCGTGGGCGCGGACGGACTCATCTTCCTGGAGGCCTCCCCGGCCGGCGTTTCGGCGGACTACGTGTGGCATTTCTACAATGCCGACGGCTCCCGGGCCGAGATGTGCGGCAACGGGGCCCGCTGCGCCTCCAAGCTCGGCAGCCTGCTGGGGTTCGCGTCCAAAAAGCACGTGCTCGGCACGGACGCCGGCGGCGTGGAGGCCCAGGTCCTGGACGACGGGCAGGTGCGCGTGCGCCTCACCCCTGCCGTGGATCTCAAGACCGGCATGGAACTCGACGTGGACGGCCAGAAACTCACCGTACACTTCGTGAACACCGGCGTGCCGCACGCGGTGGTTTTCTTCGACGATGTGTCCCTGGTGGACGTGAAGCGCCTGGGCCGGGCCATCCGGTTCCACGAGGCTTTCGCCCCCAAGGGCACCAACGCCAACTTCGTCACCGTGAAGGACTCGGGACACCTCGTGCTGCGCACCTACGAGCGCGGCGTGGAGGACGAGACCTACGCCTGCGGCACCGGGGCCTGCGCCTCGGCGGTGATCGCCCACGCCCTGGGGCTGGCCGGTCAGGACGTGGACGTGACCACCACCGGCGGGGAGGTGCTCGGCGTGGGACTTGAAGGAGGGCAGGTGTACCTGCGCGGCGCGGCCGAGATAGCCTTCAGCGGCGTTTTGTACCCCAAGGCCGTGGGGTTGCCCGGGTTCTAG
- a CDS encoding ABC transporter ATP-binding protein: MLTLTNVDISYGKINAVRRASLHVDAGEIVALIGANGAGKTTLLSAISGLIRPGNGSVLFDGQDITKMAPEKIVRLGLSHVPERRLVFKPLSVTDNLLLGSYTRRGRTPRAELDRDLESVYAMFPVLRQRADQAAGTLSGGEQQMLAIGRALMAGPKMLLLDEPGMGLAPTVCRDIFSRVTELRDQRGLTVLLVEQNAKSALAVADRGYVLETGRVILQGQSSELLANRDVQRAYLGRDKTQEELFT, encoded by the coding sequence ATGCTCACCCTCACCAACGTCGACATTTCCTACGGCAAGATAAACGCCGTGCGCCGCGCCTCCCTGCATGTGGACGCGGGCGAGATCGTGGCCCTGATCGGGGCCAACGGCGCGGGCAAGACCACGCTCCTCTCGGCCATATCCGGGCTCATCCGCCCCGGAAACGGCTCTGTCCTCTTCGACGGGCAGGACATCACGAAGATGGCTCCCGAGAAGATCGTGCGCCTGGGGCTCTCCCACGTTCCGGAGCGCCGCCTGGTTTTCAAGCCCCTGAGCGTAACCGACAACCTGCTTCTGGGGTCCTACACGCGCAGGGGCAGGACGCCTCGCGCCGAACTGGACAGGGACCTTGAGTCGGTCTACGCAATGTTTCCGGTGCTCAGGCAGCGGGCGGACCAGGCGGCGGGCACGCTGTCCGGCGGCGAGCAGCAGATGCTGGCCATCGGACGGGCGCTCATGGCCGGGCCGAAGATGCTCCTGCTGGACGAGCCGGGCATGGGCCTGGCTCCCACGGTGTGCCGCGACATATTCAGTCGCGTCACCGAGCTGCGCGACCAGCGTGGCCTGACCGTGCTGCTGGTGGAGCAGAACGCCAAAAGCGCCCTGGCCGTGGCCGACAGAGGCTACGTGCTGGAGACGGGACGGGTCATCCTGCAGGGCCAGTCCTCGGAGCTTCTGGCCAACCGGGACGTGCAGAGGGCCTATCTGGGCCGTGACAAAACCCAAGAGGAGTTATTCACATGA
- a CDS encoding VOC family protein: MPRYTGINHLAMATGDMDATIRFWRDLLGMRLVAGLGHPGYRHYFLEISETDMIAFFEWPEVEPVAPKDHGVPVKGPCVFDHISFGVSERAELWELKAKLEAAGFWASEIIDHGFILSLYSFDPNNIAIEFSWPQPGIDLREKPRLVDKLPGTARLEGSEPQPGKWPAPEPVRREDMKAYPGEGRELLGKD, from the coding sequence ATGCCCCGCTATACCGGCATCAACCACCTGGCCATGGCCACCGGCGACATGGACGCCACGATCCGCTTCTGGCGTGATCTGCTGGGCATGCGCCTGGTGGCCGGGCTGGGGCATCCGGGATACCGGCATTACTTCCTGGAGATATCCGAAACGGATATGATCGCCTTCTTCGAGTGGCCGGAGGTCGAGCCCGTTGCGCCCAAGGACCACGGCGTTCCGGTGAAGGGGCCTTGCGTGTTCGACCATATCTCCTTCGGCGTGTCCGAGCGCGCCGAGTTGTGGGAGCTCAAGGCCAAGCTCGAGGCGGCCGGGTTCTGGGCCTCGGAGATCATCGACCACGGCTTCATCCTGTCGCTCTACAGCTTCGACCCCAACAACATCGCCATAGAGTTCAGCTGGCCCCAGCCCGGTATCGACCTGCGCGAAAAGCCCCGTCTGGTGGACAAGCTCCCCGGGACCGCGCGCCTGGAGGGCTCCGAACCCCAGCCCGGCAAGTGGCCCGCTCCCGAGCCGGTCAGGCGAGAGGACATGAAAGCCTATCCCGGCGAGGGCAGGGAGCTTTTGGGCAAGGACTGA
- the dsrP gene encoding sulfate reduction electron transfer complex DsrMKJOP subunit DsrP, translating into MIEKALKGSPRYFGALMAFLAVMGIGAGFYLVQLNKGLTITGLSRDVSWGFYIAQFTYMVGVAASAVMLVLPYYFHHYKAYSKMIIMGEFLAIAAVIMCLGFIVIDIGQPQRMLNVLIFSTPNSVLFWDMVVLNGYLILNVVIGWTSLMAYWKRQTPPAWVKPLVYTSIIWAFSIHTVTAFLYAGLPGRHYWLTAILAARFLSSAFCSGPAILLLMTLLISKVTKFDPGKEAVKTLSTTITYAMCVNVFFFFLEVFTAFYSGMPGHKDPILFLFTGYEGHTYMTPFMWTAAAFALTSLFLLVPPKWRENRDVLVPALILLVIGTWIDKGMGLIAAGFTPNPFEKVTEYLPTGPELMIALMIYAVGGFVLTVLWKIALEVRAEVEGGL; encoded by the coding sequence ATGATCGAAAAAGCCCTCAAGGGAAGCCCCCGCTACTTCGGTGCGCTGATGGCCTTTCTGGCCGTCATGGGCATCGGCGCAGGGTTCTACCTCGTGCAGCTCAACAAGGGTTTGACCATCACGGGCCTGTCCCGTGACGTGTCCTGGGGCTTCTATATCGCCCAGTTCACGTACATGGTCGGCGTCGCCGCCTCCGCCGTGATGCTGGTGCTCCCCTACTACTTCCACCACTACAAAGCCTACTCCAAGATGATCATCATGGGCGAGTTCCTGGCCATCGCCGCGGTCATCATGTGCCTGGGCTTCATCGTCATCGACATTGGACAGCCCCAGCGCATGCTGAACGTGCTGATCTTCTCCACGCCGAACTCGGTCCTGTTCTGGGACATGGTGGTCCTGAACGGCTACCTGATCCTGAACGTGGTCATCGGCTGGACCAGCCTCATGGCCTACTGGAAGCGCCAGACCCCGCCTGCGTGGGTCAAGCCCCTGGTGTACACCTCGATCATCTGGGCCTTCTCCATCCACACGGTGACGGCCTTCCTGTACGCAGGTCTGCCGGGCCGCCACTACTGGCTCACCGCCATCCTGGCCGCCCGCTTCCTGTCCTCGGCCTTCTGCTCCGGCCCCGCGATCCTGCTCCTGATGACGCTTCTCATCTCAAAGGTCACCAAGTTCGATCCGGGCAAGGAAGCGGTGAAGACCCTCTCCACCACCATCACCTACGCCATGTGCGTGAACGTGTTCTTCTTCTTCCTGGAAGTGTTCACCGCGTTCTACTCCGGCATGCCCGGCCACAAGGACCCGATCCTGTTCCTGTTCACCGGCTACGAAGGCCACACCTACATGACCCCGTTCATGTGGACCGCCGCGGCCTTCGCCCTCACCTCGCTGTTCCTGCTTGTCCCGCCCAAGTGGCGAGAGAACCGCGACGTGCTGGTGCCCGCCCTGATCCTCCTGGTCATCGGCACCTGGATCGACAAGGGCATGGGCCTCATCGCCGCCGGCTTCACCCCCAACCCCTTCGAGAAGGTCACCGAGTACCTGCCCACCGGGCCGGAACTCATGATCGCTCTCATGATCTACGCTGTGGGCGGCTTCGTGCTGACCGTGCTGTGGAAGATCGCCCTGGAAGTCAGGGCCGAGGTGGAAGGGGGACTTTAG
- the dsrJ gene encoding sulfate reduction electron transfer complex DsrMKJOP subunit DsrJ yields the protein MYNAKFIIPGLIIFIGLALFPFIKGAGQPELKVETEKPKEAKECVLPKEKIRDVHMVLLNEWRDDVIRNGKRVYTSENGKQYNMSLTNTCMGCHENKDKFCDKCHNEVGVNPYCWNCHNTSPVKKEGEK from the coding sequence ATGTACAACGCGAAATTCATCATTCCGGGCCTCATCATCTTCATCGGCCTGGCCCTGTTCCCCTTCATCAAGGGAGCGGGACAGCCCGAGTTGAAAGTCGAGACCGAGAAGCCCAAGGAAGCCAAGGAATGCGTCCTGCCTAAAGAGAAGATCCGCGACGTGCACATGGTTCTTCTCAACGAGTGGCGCGACGACGTCATCAGGAACGGCAAGCGCGTATACACCAGCGAGAACGGCAAGCAGTACAACATGAGCCTGACCAACACCTGCATGGGCTGCCACGAGAACAAGGACAAGTTCTGCGACAAGTGCCACAACGAGGTGGGCGTGAATCCCTACTGCTGGAACTGCCACAATACCTCGCCCGTGAAGAAAGAGGGGGAGAAATAA
- the dsrO gene encoding sulfate reduction electron transfer complex DsrMKJOP subunit DsrO, with amino-acid sequence MQSSRRDFLKLAGVSALGLSAGTLGFLGEGARAADALPTATDFAKPSTAKRWAMVIDTAKFDDALFKKCIDACHSNHNVPEIEGKQQIKWIWTEDFEGAFPTERPAYLAEEQEHRKYLLLCNHCENPACVRVCPTKATFKNNEGLVIMDYHRCIGCRYCMAGCPYGARSFNFQDPAPHIKNINLQYPHRTRGVVEKCTFCVEKLAQGKLPLCVEASGGAMVFGDLTDPNSEVRKVLKHKYAIRRKPDVGTEPGVFYII; translated from the coding sequence ATGCAAAGCTCCAGACGCGACTTTCTGAAGCTGGCCGGCGTCTCGGCCCTGGGGCTCTCGGCCGGGACCTTGGGCTTCCTCGGAGAAGGAGCCCGGGCCGCCGACGCCCTCCCCACGGCGACTGACTTCGCCAAGCCCTCCACCGCCAAGCGCTGGGCCATGGTCATCGATACCGCCAAGTTCGACGATGCCCTGTTCAAGAAGTGCATCGACGCCTGCCATTCGAACCACAACGTGCCCGAGATCGAAGGCAAGCAGCAGATCAAGTGGATCTGGACCGAGGACTTCGAGGGGGCCTTCCCCACCGAACGCCCGGCCTACCTGGCCGAGGAGCAGGAGCACCGCAAGTACCTGCTTCTGTGCAACCACTGCGAGAACCCCGCGTGCGTGCGCGTGTGTCCCACCAAGGCCACCTTCAAGAACAACGAAGGCCTGGTCATCATGGACTACCACCGCTGCATCGGCTGCCGCTACTGCATGGCCGGCTGCCCCTACGGCGCGCGCAGCTTCAACTTCCAGGATCCCGCGCCCCACATCAAGAACATCAATCTCCAGTACCCCCACCGCACCCGCGGCGTGGTGGAGAAGTGCACGTTCTGCGTGGAGAAGCTGGCCCAGGGCAAGTTGCCCCTGTGCGTGGAGGCTTCCGGCGGGGCCATGGTGTTCGGCGATCTGACCGATCCCAACTCCGAAGTGCGCAAGGTGCTCAAGCACAAGTACGCCATCAGGCGCAAACCGGACGTCGGCACCGAACCCGGCGTCTTCTACATCATCTAG
- a CDS encoding sensor domain-containing diguanylate cyclase — MNSPGLVDSFAILSKLPLPVMVLKSSSGDVLFMNDKFRDVFGYSEKDIKTEQDWWPRAFPDEQYRLRLEHEWERRVRMATAAAGEMEPLEAVAKCKDGRDCAIRKHLSVHGGLFIITMVDISDQKYLQREYEQLASTDALTGLSNRRAFFTMLDQALALANRHSRPLSILIADIDHFKAVNDTYGHQAGDAVLEHFSRIILRTLRTSDTAARIGGEEFAILLPETDKDGAYRLADRMRIIISENVCYHERQPIQITVSVGLACYSGPNIGQKFSCDAFLRLADDALYRSKREGRNRVSTAELRIP; from the coding sequence ATGAACTCTCCCGGCCTTGTGGATTCCTTCGCCATACTGAGCAAGCTGCCCCTTCCAGTGATGGTGCTCAAGTCGTCTTCGGGCGATGTCCTGTTCATGAACGACAAGTTCCGGGACGTATTCGGCTACTCCGAGAAGGACATCAAAACCGAACAGGACTGGTGGCCCAGGGCCTTCCCGGATGAGCAGTACCGCCTGCGCCTGGAACACGAATGGGAGCGCAGGGTGCGCATGGCCACGGCCGCGGCCGGTGAAATGGAGCCCCTGGAGGCGGTGGCCAAGTGCAAGGACGGCAGGGACTGCGCCATCCGCAAGCACCTGTCCGTGCATGGCGGGCTGTTCATCATCACCATGGTGGACATCAGCGACCAGAAATACCTGCAGCGGGAATACGAACAGCTCGCCTCAACGGACGCGCTCACCGGGTTGTCCAACCGCCGGGCCTTCTTCACCATGCTGGACCAGGCCCTGGCCCTGGCCAACCGGCATTCCCGGCCCCTGTCCATCCTCATCGCGGATATCGACCACTTCAAGGCCGTGAACGACACCTACGGGCATCAGGCCGGGGACGCCGTCCTGGAACATTTTTCCAGGATCATTTTGCGCACCTTGCGGACAAGCGACACCGCCGCGCGCATCGGGGGGGAGGAATTCGCCATCCTGTTGCCCGAAACGGACAAGGATGGCGCCTATCGCCTGGCAGACCGCATGCGCATCATCATCAGCGAAAACGTCTGCTACCACGAGCGGCAACCGATCCAGATCACCGTCAGCGTGGGCCTGGCCTGCTACTCGGGCCCGAATATCGGCCAAAAGTTCAGTTGCGACGCGTTCCTGCGCCTGGCGGACGACGCCCTGTACCGGTCCAAACGAGAAGGGCGCAACCGGGTGAGCACGGCGGAACTACGCATCCCCTGA
- the dsrM gene encoding sulfate reduction electron transfer complex DsrMKJOP subunit DsrM: MAGLVTALLAVVALAAVAALGAGAGMAQVFGIYIPYVAVAIFVTGFIKKVLGWASTPVPFAIPTTGGQQYSLPWVKQAKFDNPSTPGQTFIRMALEVLCFRSLFRNTKVDNRPGEGTVGYGSDKSLWLFALIFHYCFLIVFIRHFRFFLEPVPFLVTGVEFVDSILQISVPTLYLTDVFFVVGVTFLLARRLFDSKVAYISLASDFFPLFLILAIALSGIYMRYFAKVDVIAIKQLAIGLVSFKPVIPPNVDWSFYMHFFLVCVLWAYFPFSKLMHLGGVFLSPTRNLPNNTRMVRHINPWNDPSIKPHSYADYEDDFREKMIEAGLPVDKEA, encoded by the coding sequence ATGGCTGGACTCGTGACCGCATTACTGGCCGTAGTGGCTTTGGCCGCCGTGGCGGCCCTTGGGGCCGGTGCGGGGATGGCTCAGGTGTTCGGGATCTACATCCCGTACGTGGCCGTCGCGATTTTCGTGACGGGATTCATCAAAAAGGTCTTGGGGTGGGCGTCCACTCCGGTGCCCTTCGCCATTCCGACCACGGGCGGGCAGCAGTATTCCCTGCCCTGGGTCAAGCAGGCGAAGTTCGACAACCCGAGCACGCCGGGCCAGACCTTCATCCGCATGGCCCTGGAAGTGCTCTGCTTCAGAAGCCTCTTCCGCAACACCAAGGTGGACAACCGCCCCGGGGAAGGCACCGTGGGCTACGGTTCGGACAAGTCCCTGTGGCTGTTCGCCCTGATCTTCCACTACTGCTTCCTGATCGTGTTCATCAGGCACTTCCGCTTCTTCCTGGAGCCCGTGCCCTTCCTGGTCACCGGGGTCGAGTTCGTGGACTCCATCCTGCAGATCAGCGTGCCCACGCTCTACCTCACCGACGTGTTCTTCGTGGTGGGCGTGACCTTCCTGCTGGCCAGGCGCCTGTTCGACTCCAAGGTGGCCTACATTTCGCTGGCCTCGGACTTCTTCCCCCTGTTCCTCATCCTGGCGATCGCGCTGTCGGGCATCTACATGCGCTACTTCGCCAAGGTGGACGTCATCGCCATCAAGCAGCTGGCCATCGGCCTGGTGAGCTTCAAGCCGGTGATCCCGCCCAACGTCGACTGGTCCTTCTACATGCACTTTTTCCTGGTGTGCGTGCTGTGGGCCTATTTCCCCTTCTCCAAGCTCATGCACCTGGGCGGCGTCTTCCTGAGCCCCACTCGGAACCTGCCCAACAACACCCGCATGGTCCGCCACATCAACCCCTGGAACGACCCCTCCATCAAGCCGCACTCCTACGCGGACTACGAGGACGACTTCCGCGAGAAGATGATCGAAGCCGGCCTGCCGGTGGACAAGGAAGCTTAA